A stretch of Streptococcus chenjunshii DNA encodes these proteins:
- the trhA gene encoding PAQR family membrane homeostasis protein TrhA produces MNPSFTSKLSKQLSFGEEVANSVTHAVGAVIALFLLPFTAVYSSQHYGATASVGMSVFVISLFLMFLSSTIYHAMAYASIQKYVLRIIDHSMIYIAIAGSYTPVALSLVGGWLGYLIISLQWGTTIFGILYKIFAKKINEKFSLFLYLLMGWLVVFIIPVIISKTDFTFWGLMLGGGLCYTVGAFFYARKKPYDHMIWHLFILLASALQYIGIVYFML; encoded by the coding sequence ATGAATCCTAGTTTTACCAGTAAACTGAGCAAACAGCTTTCTTTTGGAGAGGAAGTCGCCAACAGTGTCACTCATGCTGTCGGAGCAGTTATTGCACTTTTTCTGCTGCCATTTACAGCTGTCTACAGTTCACAGCATTATGGGGCAACCGCTTCTGTCGGCATGTCTGTCTTTGTTATCAGCCTTTTTCTGATGTTTCTTTCGTCCACAATCTACCACGCCATGGCCTATGCCTCCATACAAAAATATGTCTTACGTATTATTGATCACAGTATGATTTATATTGCCATCGCAGGCAGCTACACACCTGTTGCACTTTCGTTAGTAGGAGGCTGGCTGGGCTATCTGATTATTTCTTTACAATGGGGCACAACTATTTTTGGCATTTTGTATAAAATCTTTGCTAAAAAAATCAATGAAAAGTTCAGTCTCTTTCTCTATCTGCTGATGGGATGGCTGGTAGTCTTTATCATTCCGGTTATTATCAGCAAGACTGATTTTACATTTTGGGGATTAATGCTCGGAGGAGGATTGTGCTATACAGTCGGCGCTTTCTTCTACGCTAGAAAAAAGCCTTATGATCATATGATCTGGCATCTGTTTATCCTGCTGGCTTCGGCCCTCCAATATATTGGAATTGTCTACTTTATGCTCTGA